The genome window TGAAGAGAAGCTTCGCTTTCTTCAGGATCTCCTCGGGAATGTCCTCGTAGCGGGGAAGGAATCCGTTCTCTTCCTTAAGGGGCATGATGTAGGGCGTCGCTCCGGCGAACATGGTCGCTATCCTGTAGACGGGATACCCGGGGGAAGGGACGAGGACGACGTCCCCTTCTTCGGCGTAGGCCCAGGGGATGTGGGCGATGCCTTCCTTGGAGCCGATGAGGGTCACGACTTCCGTCGCGGCGTCGAGGTCCACGTTGAACCTTTTCTTGTACCAGGAGGCCGCCGCCTGCCGGAATTCGAGCATTCCTTCATAGCTGGGATAGCGATGGTTCTGCGGGTCCTGCGTTGCTTCCAGCATTTTGGCGATGATATTGCCCGGGGTAGGGATATCGGGATCGCCTATCCCGAAATCGACGAGGTCCATCCCTTTCTGTCTGACCTCCGCCTTCTTCTTGTCTATCCTGGCGAAAAGATAGGGCGGTATCTGTTCCACTCTCGATGCGGGTCTTACCATCTCACAAGCTCCTTCAAGAATTGCTTTAACTCGTTCAACGCCTTGATGCAGGCTCGCGCCGGCAGGGCCGGATTCGTTAGTTACAACATGTTAGCGGGTGCAATGTAAAGTCTTTTTTGGCTCCGAATTTGTTTGAAAACGTTTTTACCGATGTGTAAGAATAGAACCACATGAAAAAGGTCCTGGAAGCGCTGCCTGCCGATTTCCCCGTATCCGAAAGGCCCTACGACGAGATGGCGAAAGAGATGGGGATGTCGGGAGCGGCCCTCATAGATGAACTTGCGGCGCTGAAGAAGGCCGGCATCATCCGGAGGATAGCCGCCATGGTCGCGCACCGTTCCGTTTCCTATGAAGGCAACGCCATGGTCGTGTGGCGCGTCCCGGAGGCTGAGGTGGAGAAGGTCGGCGCAGAGATGGCGGGTTTCGACGAGGTGAGCCACTGTTACGAGCGCGACACCGGCGGGTACTGGGACTACAATCTCTACACCATGGTGCACGGCAGGACAAGAGAAGAGTGCCTGGCAACGATCGGCAGGATGGCGTCACGGTCGGGCATCGGGGATTACCGGATGCTCTTCAGCCTGAGAGAGTTCAAGAAGACATCCTTCGCGGTGAGGAAATGATAAAGACCAGATCGGACGAATACTGTGAAGAGGCGGGAAAGCTCATACCCGGCGGTGTGAACAGCCCCGTGAGGGCCTTCATGTCCGTTCACGACAGGCCCTTCTTCGTGAAGAGGGCGAAGGGCTCGCGCCTCTACGACGTCGACGGGAATGCCTTTATTGATTACGTGGCCTCCTGGGGAGCCATCATCCTCGGCCATGCCGATGAGGGGGTAATCGCCGCCGTCACCGAAGCGCTTGAAGAAGGGACGAGCTACGGGGCCTGTCATCCCTACGAGATAGAACTTGCGCGTCTCATCACGGAGGCCTTTCCCTCCATCGACCTCTTGCGCCTGACGACGTCAGGCACGGAAGCGACAATGAGCGCCCTGAGGCTTGCCCGGGGATACACGGGCAAAAACGGTGTCATCAAGTTCCGCGGCTGCTATCACGGGCACGTCGACAGCCTGCTCGTCAAGGCCGGCTCGGGGCTTGCCACCTTCGGCATCCCCGACAGCGCCGGGGTGCCCGCGGACCTGGCGAAGCATACCTACGTGGCCGATTTCAACAGGCTCGAAACGGTGGAACGCATCATGGAGGGCAGCGACGACATTGCCTGCGTCATCGTGGAGCCCATCATGGGGAACATGGGTGTCATCCTTCCCGACGAGGGTTTCCTCAAGGGCCTCGAGGCCCTGTGCAGGAAGCGCGGTGTCCTTCTCATCTTCGATGAGGTCATCTCCGGTTTCCGCGTGGCCTTCGGCGGCGCCCAGCACATCTACGGGATCGATCCCGACATGACCTGCCTCGGAAAGATAATCGGGGGAGGCTTCCCCATAGGGGCCTTCGGCGGCAAGAGACACATAATGGAACGATTGGCTCCCATGGGCGACGTGTACCAGGCCGGCACCCTGTCGGGGAACCCTGTTGCCGTGCGGGCCGGCCTTCATGTCCTCAGCGGCCTTAAGCGCGCTTCCGGCGAGGTCTATCCCCGGCTCGAGAAGGCCGGGCAGACGCTGTCGAAAGAGATGACGTCCATAGCCGGCCGCTATGGCATCCCCTACAGGGTGAATTCCACGACGGGCATGTTCACAGGCTTCTTCTCCGGGACCCCCGTGACGGACTACGACAGCGCGGCCGCGTCTGACAGGGACCTCTACGAACGGTTCTTCAAGGCCATGCTGGAGGAGGGTGTCTTTTTCGCTCCCAGTCAGTTCGAGGCGTCCTTCGTCACGCTGGCGCTGGACCGGACAGAGATCGAACGAACCGTCACGGCATGTGATAAGGTGTTCCGCGATATCGGTTCCGCGCGGCAACAATAAAGGAGGCTTTTAATGTCGAGTTCTCCGAGGGCGGTCGCCTGCATCGACCTTGGCGCCCTGGAGGAAAACTGCCGGTCCATCAGGCGGTGCCTTGAGCCCGGCACCGGGCTTCTCGGTGTCGTGAAGGCGGATGCCTATGGCCACGGGGCCCTCGAGGTATCGAAGAGGCTCGAGTCCATCGGCATCGACTACCTGGGGGTGGCAACGGTCGATGAAGGCGTGGACCTCAGGAAGGGCGGGATCGCAACGCCCCTTCTCATCATGAGCGGTGTCTTCTCCTGGGAGGAGATCGAACCTGTCGTCCGGTACGATCTCACGCCGGTCATCTACGATGACGCCCTCCTTGGAAGGTTTGCCGCCCTCTCGAAGGAATTCGCGCGGCCGGTCAGGGTGCACGTGAAGTTCGATACGGGCATGGGACGGCTCGGCTTCAAACCTGCCGAGGCACAGAGGGTCGCCGCCATCCT of Syntrophorhabdus sp. contains these proteins:
- the hemL gene encoding glutamate-1-semialdehyde 2,1-aminomutase — translated: MIKTRSDEYCEEAGKLIPGGVNSPVRAFMSVHDRPFFVKRAKGSRLYDVDGNAFIDYVASWGAIILGHADEGVIAAVTEALEEGTSYGACHPYEIELARLITEAFPSIDLLRLTTSGTEATMSALRLARGYTGKNGVIKFRGCYHGHVDSLLVKAGSGLATFGIPDSAGVPADLAKHTYVADFNRLETVERIMEGSDDIACVIVEPIMGNMGVILPDEGFLKGLEALCRKRGVLLIFDEVISGFRVAFGGAQHIYGIDPDMTCLGKIIGGGFPIGAFGGKRHIMERLAPMGDVYQAGTLSGNPVAVRAGLHVLSGLKRASGEVYPRLEKAGQTLSKEMTSIAGRYGIPYRVNSTTGMFTGFFSGTPVTDYDSAAASDRDLYERFFKAMLEEGVFFAPSQFEASFVTLALDRTEIERTVTACDKVFRDIGSARQQ
- a CDS encoding Lrp/AsnC family transcriptional regulator, with protein sequence MKKVLEALPADFPVSERPYDEMAKEMGMSGAALIDELAALKKAGIIRRIAAMVAHRSVSYEGNAMVVWRVPEAEVEKVGAEMAGFDEVSHCYERDTGGYWDYNLYTMVHGRTREECLATIGRMASRSGIGDYRMLFSLREFKKTSFAVRK